The nucleotide window CGCTGACCCCGCACCGTTGGTGTATCACAATACGGTATACTTATATGCGGGTAGGGATACTGCTACAGTTGACGCGAAAACCTACGAGATGCCCAGCTGGCATGTTTTTTCTTCCAGGAATATGGTTGATTGGAAAGATCACGGTCCTGTTCTAAAACCAACGGATTTTTCCTGGGCTTCCCGTGCTGCCAATGCTGCACATTGTATCGAAAGAAATGGTAAATTCTATTGGTATATTTCTGTGATGCATAAGAATACTGAAGTTAGTAAAGGCGGTGTTGCAATTGGTGTGGCTGTATCCGACAACCCTACAGGCCCTTTTAAAGATGCTATTGGCAAAGCTCTTATCACGAACGAGATGACTACAGATATGAAGCATTCCTGGGATGACCTCGACCCTGCTGCTTTTATCGATGACGATGGGCAGGCTTATTTATTCTGGGGTAATGGAAGCTGCAAATGGGCCAGGCTGAAAGAAAATATGATTGAACTGGACGGGCCTGTCCATACCTTTAAACCAGATCATTTTACGGAAGCACCCTGGGTGTATAAACGTAATGATCTATATTATTTACTTTATGCAGCCAACTTCCCGGAGAGTATCGATTATGCTACCGCCACTGATATAAAAGGTCCGTGGAAGTACAGGGGCCGTGTACAGGATCCGGTGACCAACAGCACTACTACTCATCCGGGTGTAATAGATTTTAAAGGCAAATCTTATTTCTTTTATCATGACGGATCAATGCCTACAGGTAGTAGCTACCGGCGTTCTATCAAGGTTGATTACCTGCGTTACAACAGTGATGGAACCATCAGGAAAATTGTAGAAACAGCAAAAGGAGTTCGTAAAGTGAACCAGTAGAAGAATCTATATATGGCGAGTGTGTCGCCCCAAAAATAATAATATGAAGCAATTAAGATTATCGGGAGTTATAAGAAAAACGAATAAGATAGCTGCTAAGGTGGGGGTGCTTACCGGCATATATGTTATAATGTCTTATAGTAGTGTAGCACAGGACAAGCTGTATGGAAATGCTTTTTCATTAAATGATGTTAAAGTAACCGGCGGTATTTTAAAACATGCTCAGGACCTTAACATAGAAGTGTTGTTAAAGTATGATGTCGATCGTTTGTTGGCAGGATATAGAAAAGAAGCCGGGCTTCCCGCGAAATCAAAGATCTATCCTAACTGGGAAGGCCTGGATGGTCATGTTGGAGGTCATTATTTAACGGCATTGGCTATGAATTATGCATCCACCGGTAATCAGGAGTGTAAGAGGCGGATGGATTATATGATCGCTGAATTAAAAGCCTGTATGAATGCTAATGGTAAATTAAACCCCGATTGGGCCGTGGGTTATATAGGCGCCGTTCCGGGCGGGACAGCATTATGGCCTAAAATTAAAGCTGGTGATATTGCTCCAATCTGGAAATATTGGGTTCCCTGGTACAATGTTCATAAAATGTATGCGGGGTTAAGAGACGCCTGGATGTACGGAGGAAGTGCTGAAGCGCGAAACCTGTTCCTGTCTTTTTGCGATTGGGCGGTTAACATTACCGGTGGTCTGTCAGACGCACAAATGGAAAGCATGCTGGGTAGTGAGCATGGGGGTATGAATGAAGTGTTAGCTGATGCATACCAAATGACTCATGATGACAGGTATCTCAAAGCCGCAAAGAGATTTTCACACAGGGAATTTTTGGAACCCTTGTCAAAAGGAATAGACAACCTGGATAACAAACATGCCAATACACAGGTGCCCAAAGCAGTGGGGTTTGAGCGGGTGGGAGAATTATCCAACGATACGCAATACAAGCGTGCCGGAGCGTTCTTTTGGGAAACGGTAACCGGCAACCGGTCCCTGGCTTTCGGCGGCAACAGCCGCAGGGAATTTTTTCCCAGTGTTCCTTTTTACCGGGAGTATATAAGCGATGTGGAGGGTCCCGAAAGTTGCAATACTTATAATATGCTGAAGCTTTCCCAAGGGCTTTTCAGGCTGAGTCCTGACGCAAAATATATGGACTTTTACGAACGTGCATTGTACAACCATATCCTTTCTACCCAGCATCCGCAACATGGGGGATATGTGTATTTTACTCCCGCACGTCCGCGTCATTACAGGGTTTACTCAGCGCCTAATGAAGCCATGTGGTGTTGTGTAGGTAGTGGCATGGAAAATCATGGTAAGTATGGTGAACAGATATATACGCATGGAAGAGATTCTTTGTTTCTCAATTTATTTATTGCATCGGAGTTAAACTGGAAGCAAAAAGCAATGAAGTTAAAGCAGGAAACCTTATTTCCCGATGAAGCCAGAACAAAGCTTTCAGTGGTAAGTGGCGCTGGTAAATTTACTTTAATGGTGCGCTATCCGTCGTGGGTAAAAGAGGGTGCTTTAAAAATTTTAGTTAACGGGAAACAGATTACCTATCAACAAAAGCCGTCTTCTTATATAGCCATTAACCGGCAGTGGAAAAAGGGAGATGTGGTGTTGATTGATTTGCCCATGCATACTACCGTAGAACAAATGCCGAATGTGCCGGAATATATAGCTATCATGCATGGTCCGCTTTTATTAGGTGCCAAAACCGGAATTGAAAACATCAGGGGTTTGATTGCTGACGATGGGCGATGGAGCCATATTGCCCATGGCGAAAAATTACCGGTAAACCAGGCGCCCGTTATTGTTTCAGGACGGGTAGAGGATATTTCCCAAAAGCTGGTTCCGGTAAAGGGAAAACCGTTGCAATTTACATTTGCCCGCAACTTAAATGTGGTTAATAATGCTGATTTGGTGTTAGAGCCTTTCTTCCGCATACACGATTCGCGTTATATGATGTACTGGATGGCTTTAACCCCGGTACAGTATAACAATTATATGGATTCGATTGCTCATGCTGAAAAAGAAAAGCTGGAGCTGGAGAAAAGAACGGTAGACTTCGTCGCGCCCGGTGAGCAGCAACCCGAGGTAGATCACCAGATGCAAAGTGAGCGGTCTCGAAAAGGGAATGCGCACAACCAGGCTTTCCGAGAAGCTTCAGGCGGTGGGTATTTTAGTTACAGCCTGGCTACCAATAAGCATACCGACCTGGCCTTAAGGGTTCGTTACTGGGGTTCCGAAGGTGGAAACAAGAGTTTTGATATTTATATCGACGATCAAAAACTGATCACTGAAAATCTTAACAATAAGTGGAACCGCTTTAACATGGTGGATGTTGAATACGCGATACCGGCCAATATGCTGGCAGGAAAAGATTATGTGAGAGTTAAGTTTCAAGCCTCAGGACCCAACACCGCCGGTCCCGTTTACTATTTAAGATTGGTGAAACCTAAAAAATAGGGATAGTAAACATGACAAGCGCCCGGATAAAAAGGCCAAAATAGATGATGACGCGCGACAGCGTATTTTACTAAAAAAATAAAACACTGAGATTTTAATTTACAGGAATGAAGAAAAACATACTTTTTTGCTGGCTGGCTTCCTTTTCTTTAATGGCGGGTCTTCATGCCCAGCAAAATCAGAAAGCGCAAAATCCCATCATCTTTGCTGATGTACCGGATATCTCAATTACTCGGGTAGGAAAGAATTATTACATGAGCAGCACCACCATGCACATGAGTCCGGGTGTGCCTATTATGAAATCTACTGATTTGGTAAACTGGAAGCTCATAGGTTATTGTTATGATACGCTCAACAAAGCAGGTGTGGATGCTATGAACCTGGACAATAGCAAAAGTACTTATGGTCGTGGTTCCTGGGCGAGTAGCATTCGGTATCATAAAGGCACTTATTATGTTTCTACATTTGCGCAGACTACTGGTAAAACCTATATCTACACGACAAAAGATATTGAAAAAGGACCATGGAAGGCAATAGAATTTAAACCCATGATGCACGACCATTCATTGGTTTTTGATGACGATGGCAAAGTATATATGTTGTACGGCGGCGGTAAATTACGGTTGGTGGAATTAAAAGATGATCTTACCGGCGTTAAAGAAGGTACTGACCGCATAGTAATTGAGAATGCTACATTACCGACCACCCCTGAAGGAACCCGCGGAGGGCTGCCGGCAGAAGGCTCACAGGTATTTAAAGTAAATGGCAAATTTTACCTGTTCAATATTTCATGGCCTCCCGGTGGGCAGCGTTCGGTTATTATTCATCGTGCCAATACAATTACCGGACCATGGGAAGGTAGAATAGGCTTACAGGACAAAGGCGTAGCGCAAGGTGGTTTAATTGATACCCCTGATGGTCGCTGGTTTGCCTACCTTTTCCGGGATTATGGAGCAGTAGGCCGCATTCCTTACCTGGTTCCTGTAAAATGGGTGGATGGATGGCCGGTGATTGGAGATGAAAATGGTAAAGTACCTATGACCCTTGATCTTCCGGAAAGTAAAGGTTTAATTCCGGGCATAGTGGCTTCTGATGAGTTCACGCGTAAAAAAGGTGAACAGGTTTTACCGCTTGTATGGCAATGGAATCATAACCCGGTAAATGAATTGTGGTCAGTAACAGCCAGAAAAGGTTATTTGCGGCTAACTACCGGACGTATCGATACCAGCTTGCTGCTGGCACGCAATACGCTTACGCAACGTACAGTAGGGCCCACTTCTTTGGGAGCTACTTCGATAGATGTGTCTCATATGAAGGATGGCGATTTTGCGGGGATCACCCTGCTTCAAAGAAATTATGGAGTATTAGGTGTAAAAATAGAGGGAGACAAAAGGTCACTGATAATGATCAACGCCAGCGATAATAAGCCGGTGGTAGCGGCAACCGTTCCCCTCAACCAGCATGTTGTTCACCTGAAAGCCACCTGTGATTTCACCGATAAAAAGGATGTAGCTGATTTCTTTTACAGCTTAGATGGCAAAACATGGGTTCCTATCGGTACACAGTTGAAAATGGCCTATACTATTCCACACTTTATGGGATATAGATATGGCCTGTTTAACTATGCCACGAAAGTTACCGGTGGGTATGCGGATTTTGATTATTTCCGCATTGAGAACAAATAACCAAGTCCAATTACTCTATCATGATGAGAACGCTTACCATAGGAGCAGTTGTCGCAATGGCATTATCAACAGCCACCATTACAGCTTCTGCACAAAACCCCTTCATCACCAATCAATTCACGGCCGACCCGTCGGCAAAAGTTTTTGGTGACAGGGTATATGTATTTCCTTCTCATGACATTCCTGCGCCTGATGGTAGAAACCTCCGTAAAGACTGGTTTTGCATGGAAGACTACCATGTGTTTTCTTCGGAGAACCTGGTTGACTGGGCCGATCACGGCGTGATTGTTACGCAAAATAAGGTGCCCTGGGTAAAACCTGACAGTTATGCCATGTGGGCGCCCGACGCCATTGAACGCAACGGTAAATACTATTTCTATTTTCCAGCCACTCCCAAAGATTCAACCATTGGCCGCGGTTTCACTATCGGCGTAGCGGTAGCAAACAAGCCCGAAGGGCCATATATACCGGAAGAAAGACCTATTAAAGGAGTTCGCGGAATTGACCCCGGTGTTTTTATTGATAAAAAAGACGGACAAGCCTACCTGTACTGGTCACAGGGGAATCTATACGGCGCCAAATTGAAAGCCAATATGCTGGAGCTCGACTCCGAAGTATTCACCTTAAAAGATTTTCCCAAAGAAGGTCTGAAAGAAGGACCTTACGTATTTGAACGGAACGGTATTTACTATATGACCTATCCGCATGTAGAAAACAAAATTGAAAGACTGGAATATGCCATAAGTGATAATCCTTTAGGACCTTTTCAGTTTAAAGGGGTGATAATGGATGAATCTCCAACCGGTTGCTGGACCAATCATCAATCCATCATTCAGTTCAAAGATCAGTGGTACCTTTTTTATCACCATAACGACTTGTCTCCAAAGTTTGATAAAAACCGGTCTATAAGGGTAGATAGTTTATTTTTTAATGCAGATGGAACGATACAAAAAGTAACACCAACACTCAGGGGAGTAGGATTAACCA belongs to Niabella yanshanensis and includes:
- a CDS encoding glycoside hydrolase family 127 protein translates to MKQLRLSGVIRKTNKIAAKVGVLTGIYVIMSYSSVAQDKLYGNAFSLNDVKVTGGILKHAQDLNIEVLLKYDVDRLLAGYRKEAGLPAKSKIYPNWEGLDGHVGGHYLTALAMNYASTGNQECKRRMDYMIAELKACMNANGKLNPDWAVGYIGAVPGGTALWPKIKAGDIAPIWKYWVPWYNVHKMYAGLRDAWMYGGSAEARNLFLSFCDWAVNITGGLSDAQMESMLGSEHGGMNEVLADAYQMTHDDRYLKAAKRFSHREFLEPLSKGIDNLDNKHANTQVPKAVGFERVGELSNDTQYKRAGAFFWETVTGNRSLAFGGNSRREFFPSVPFYREYISDVEGPESCNTYNMLKLSQGLFRLSPDAKYMDFYERALYNHILSTQHPQHGGYVYFTPARPRHYRVYSAPNEAMWCCVGSGMENHGKYGEQIYTHGRDSLFLNLFIASELNWKQKAMKLKQETLFPDEARTKLSVVSGAGKFTLMVRYPSWVKEGALKILVNGKQITYQQKPSSYIAINRQWKKGDVVLIDLPMHTTVEQMPNVPEYIAIMHGPLLLGAKTGIENIRGLIADDGRWSHIAHGEKLPVNQAPVIVSGRVEDISQKLVPVKGKPLQFTFARNLNVVNNADLVLEPFFRIHDSRYMMYWMALTPVQYNNYMDSIAHAEKEKLELEKRTVDFVAPGEQQPEVDHQMQSERSRKGNAHNQAFREASGGGYFSYSLATNKHTDLALRVRYWGSEGGNKSFDIYIDDQKLITENLNNKWNRFNMVDVEYAIPANMLAGKDYVRVKFQASGPNTAGPVYYLRLVKPKK
- a CDS encoding family 43 glycosylhydrolase; amino-acid sequence: MMRTLTIGAVVAMALSTATITASAQNPFITNQFTADPSAKVFGDRVYVFPSHDIPAPDGRNLRKDWFCMEDYHVFSSENLVDWADHGVIVTQNKVPWVKPDSYAMWAPDAIERNGKYYFYFPATPKDSTIGRGFTIGVAVANKPEGPYIPEERPIKGVRGIDPGVFIDKKDGQAYLYWSQGNLYGAKLKANMLELDSEVFTLKDFPKEGLKEGPYVFERNGIYYMTYPHVENKIERLEYAISDNPLGPFQFKGVIMDESPTGCWTNHQSIIQFKDQWYLFYHHNDLSPKFDKNRSIRVDSLFFNADGTIQKVTPTLRGVGLTNAFREIQIDRYSHIGGASIDFIDTSKRFDGWKTTFAKAGDWVRYNSVDFGNKKAGSVTVRVKSEAGALLQVSTKENIIIAEGAVAPKSGWNDVIIPVKSMPKGVSDLIVTLKTGKGVDVDWIRFN
- a CDS encoding glycoside hydrolase family 43 protein, translating into MHKKILLVLLGWLQIMHIKAQNPVIRHIFTADPAPLVYHNTVYLYAGRDTATVDAKTYEMPSWHVFSSRNMVDWKDHGPVLKPTDFSWASRAANAAHCIERNGKFYWYISVMHKNTEVSKGGVAIGVAVSDNPTGPFKDAIGKALITNEMTTDMKHSWDDLDPAAFIDDDGQAYLFWGNGSCKWARLKENMIELDGPVHTFKPDHFTEAPWVYKRNDLYYLLYAANFPESIDYATATDIKGPWKYRGRVQDPVTNSTTTHPGVIDFKGKSYFFYHDGSMPTGSSYRRSIKVDYLRYNSDGTIRKIVETAKGVRKVNQ
- a CDS encoding glycoside hydrolase family 43 protein, with the translated sequence MKKNILFCWLASFSLMAGLHAQQNQKAQNPIIFADVPDISITRVGKNYYMSSTTMHMSPGVPIMKSTDLVNWKLIGYCYDTLNKAGVDAMNLDNSKSTYGRGSWASSIRYHKGTYYVSTFAQTTGKTYIYTTKDIEKGPWKAIEFKPMMHDHSLVFDDDGKVYMLYGGGKLRLVELKDDLTGVKEGTDRIVIENATLPTTPEGTRGGLPAEGSQVFKVNGKFYLFNISWPPGGQRSVIIHRANTITGPWEGRIGLQDKGVAQGGLIDTPDGRWFAYLFRDYGAVGRIPYLVPVKWVDGWPVIGDENGKVPMTLDLPESKGLIPGIVASDEFTRKKGEQVLPLVWQWNHNPVNELWSVTARKGYLRLTTGRIDTSLLLARNTLTQRTVGPTSLGATSIDVSHMKDGDFAGITLLQRNYGVLGVKIEGDKRSLIMINASDNKPVVAATVPLNQHVVHLKATCDFTDKKDVADFFYSLDGKTWVPIGTQLKMAYTIPHFMGYRYGLFNYATKVTGGYADFDYFRIENK